One genomic segment of Desulforamulus reducens MI-1 includes these proteins:
- a CDS encoding DUF1858 domain-containing protein, with product MTKILNLQKSLFELVREHPDIANIMHELGFKDIVKPAMLNTAGRVMTIPKGAALKKIDLDTIKQTFQEKGYIIKN from the coding sequence ATGACAAAAATACTGAATTTGCAAAAAAGTCTTTTTGAGTTAGTCCGAGAACATCCCGACATCGCCAACATTATGCACGAACTTGGTTTTAAAGACATTGTCAAACCAGCTATGTTAAATACCGCCGGCAGGGTTATGACCATCCCTAAAGGTGCTGCCCTAAAAAAAATTGATTTAGACACCATCAAGCAAACTTTTCAGGAAAAGGGATATATAATCAAAAACTAA
- the pdaB gene encoding polysaccharide deacetylase family sporulation protein PdaB: protein MRVFVFDYRKFKKQVLLLGTFFLCAVFFTTMLYQQQMLPTTAKKYAIYKVKTDKKVVALTFDISWGTKVPGPVLDTLKKHNVKSTFFISGPWAVKHPEFPKRIVAEGHEIASHGEEHVNLSEYNKDEVKKNILTAHGKIKEVTGVEPSLIRTPNGDWNDMVLTTAEELNYRVIQWSADSLDWKKPGVQAIVDRVLKKTEPGAIILMHASDTCLQTPEALPQVLEGLKEKGYTLVTVSELLKHGEGTID from the coding sequence TTGAGAGTTTTTGTTTTTGACTACCGTAAATTTAAAAAACAAGTACTGCTTTTGGGAACTTTCTTTCTCTGTGCCGTTTTCTTCACAACCATGTTATATCAGCAACAGATGCTGCCAACCACTGCAAAAAAATATGCCATTTATAAAGTAAAAACCGATAAAAAGGTGGTGGCCTTAACCTTTGATATTAGTTGGGGCACCAAAGTGCCGGGTCCGGTTCTGGATACCTTAAAAAAACACAATGTTAAATCCACCTTTTTCATTTCGGGTCCCTGGGCCGTAAAACACCCTGAATTTCCCAAAAGAATTGTGGCAGAGGGACATGAAATAGCCAGCCACGGTGAAGAACACGTAAACCTAAGCGAATACAACAAGGATGAAGTAAAGAAAAACATTCTTACGGCACATGGTAAAATTAAAGAAGTCACCGGCGTAGAACCATCTTTAATTCGTACACCTAATGGCGACTGGAACGACATGGTACTTACCACCGCAGAGGAACTAAATTACCGCGTCATCCAGTGGAGTGCCGATTCACTGGATTGGAAAAAACCCGGTGTACAGGCCATTGTGGATCGAGTTTTAAAAAAAACAGAACCTGGTGCAATTATCCTAATGCATGCCAGTGACACTTGTCTCCAAACGCCTGAAGCACTGCCCCAGGTGCTGGAAGGTCTTAAAGAAAAGGGTTATACATTGGTAACTGTTTCGGAACTTCTTAAACATGGCGAAGGAACCATCGATTAA
- a CDS encoding D-alanyl-D-alanine carboxypeptidase family protein has protein sequence MNQKRIIIIFLSLLSIFLLLPGTLWAETQGKPPKVKASAASLMEVESGKVYFEKDGDKRREPASLTKVMTAILAIEKGNLKDVVTVQQRAARVSMGQDIGLNIGDRLYLEDLLKAALMYSANDSTVAIGEHIGGSHDQFVKMMNEKAVALGLKNTHFANTNGFHHPNHYTTANDLAKLTCYALQNKTFAEFVRTKEATITWLPKETAVKTGKKSEAETVKQRVLRNTNRLLRSDFEGINGVKTGTTPRAGNCLIASATREGRQLVVVILHSNNRWNDATRLLEYGFNEVKPVVLVEKDEVLSTMPVLEGVENKITLVTAKKLEVYVPSVDMDKIERKIHLKPTPMAPVKQGTKLGQAIFTVKGKEIASVDLVANQNIERLPWYKRIFN, from the coding sequence GTGAATCAGAAAAGAATCATAATTATTTTCCTGAGTCTGCTAAGTATCTTTCTATTGTTGCCGGGAACCCTTTGGGCAGAAACCCAAGGTAAACCGCCTAAAGTTAAAGCTTCCGCAGCCAGTTTAATGGAAGTCGAAAGCGGTAAAGTTTATTTTGAAAAGGATGGAGATAAAAGGCGAGAACCGGCAAGTTTAACCAAGGTTATGACAGCTATTCTAGCCATTGAAAAGGGAAACCTGAAGGATGTTGTGACCGTGCAGCAAAGGGCGGCCAGGGTATCGATGGGGCAGGATATTGGTTTAAATATTGGAGACAGACTCTACCTGGAAGATTTGTTAAAGGCGGCATTAATGTATTCAGCAAATGATTCAACTGTAGCCATAGGCGAGCATATTGGGGGGAGTCATGATCAATTCGTAAAAATGATGAATGAAAAGGCCGTTGCACTTGGTTTAAAAAACACGCATTTTGCCAACACCAATGGTTTTCACCATCCAAATCATTATACAACTGCCAATGATTTGGCTAAGTTAACTTGTTATGCTTTGCAGAATAAAACCTTTGCAGAATTTGTTCGTACCAAAGAGGCAACCATCACTTGGTTGCCCAAGGAAACTGCAGTAAAAACAGGTAAAAAATCCGAGGCAGAAACCGTGAAACAACGTGTATTGCGAAATACCAATAGGCTACTAAGATCTGACTTTGAGGGCATTAATGGTGTAAAAACAGGTACAACGCCCAGAGCGGGTAATTGCTTAATAGCTTCTGCCACCAGAGAAGGACGGCAATTGGTAGTGGTGATCTTACATAGTAATAATCGGTGGAACGATGCAACCCGATTGTTGGAATATGGTTTTAATGAGGTAAAACCAGTGGTGCTGGTGGAAAAGGATGAAGTATTGTCAACAATGCCAGTTTTAGAGGGGGTAGAAAATAAAATAACCCTAGTGACAGCTAAGAAACTAGAGGTTTATGTGCCAAGCGTTGATATGGATAAAATAGAAAGAAAGATTCACTTAAAGCCCACACCAATGGCGCCCGTTAAACAGGGAACAAAACTAGGCCAAGCGATATTTACTGTAAAGGGAAAAGAAATTGCTTCGGTGGATTTGGTAGCTAATCAGAATATTGAGCGATTGCCCTGGTATAAGCGTATTTTTAACTAA
- a CDS encoding HPP family protein → MKHIPVKEIMISLEDYLTVNQFDTVKDAIQKLQSSFKLDNKGIATGHTSLLVVNDKGHLVGLLTIRGILKALVMHEESKEIPSNFLWTLFVSKSYKTASEIPVRRIMRDRHIFSIGPEEDIMKAVQMIVANKVNALPVVEKGKAVGIIRSKDIFGMIGDLIDNTDMDEME, encoded by the coding sequence ATGAAACATATACCCGTTAAAGAAATTATGATCAGTTTAGAAGATTATTTGACAGTAAATCAGTTCGACACAGTAAAGGATGCCATACAAAAGTTGCAATCTTCATTTAAACTGGATAATAAAGGAATTGCCACGGGCCATACGTCACTTTTAGTGGTGAATGATAAGGGACATTTGGTTGGGTTGCTTACCATCAGGGGGATTTTAAAGGCCCTAGTTATGCATGAGGAGAGCAAAGAAATTCCATCTAATTTTCTGTGGACCCTATTTGTGTCAAAGTCTTATAAGACGGCTTCGGAGATTCCGGTTCGTCGTATTATGAGAGACCGTCATATTTTTTCCATTGGTCCAGAAGAGGATATTATGAAGGCGGTGCAGATGATTGTTGCGAATAAGGTCAATGCACTACCAGTGGTTGAAAAGGGTAAAGCTGTTGGTATTATAAGATCTAAAGATATTTTTGGTATGATTGGTGATTTAATTGACAATACGGATATGGATGAAATGGAATAA
- a CDS encoding alanine/glycine:cation symporter family protein, with amino-acid sequence MDFLKVLDQVDSFVWGPPLLILLVGTGIWLTLKLQLIQLTRLPMALKLIFKAKNDGSGDVSSIGALCTALAATVGTGNIVGVATAVGTGGPGAIFWMWMAAFFGMATKYAEGLLAVKYRTVDKNGQISGGPMYYIEKGLGRKFRPLAIMFAASGILVAFFGIGTFPQVNAIVDACKLSLGIPPYATAAVVTVLVALVTIGGLKSIANVATKVVPFMAIFYILSCAYVLITFADKLPAVVNLILTSAFSGTAAAGGFLGATVMLAIRNGVARGVFSNESGLGSAPIAAAAAKTKWPAEQGLISMTGTFIDTIIICTMTGLSLVVTGVWTGEAKGAAMTNEAFVSALPGIGPVVLTLGLVLFAFTTILGWNYYGERCCEYLFGIKGIKAYRLIFIGLVATGAFLKLEAIWLLADIVNGLMAIPNLIALLGLTGVIVSETKRYLDYVKIQDAKDHTKAA; translated from the coding sequence ATGGATTTTTTAAAAGTTCTTGATCAGGTGGATAGTTTCGTTTGGGGTCCACCGCTATTAATCTTATTAGTGGGCACAGGAATCTGGCTAACCCTGAAACTTCAATTGATTCAGTTAACTCGTTTACCAATGGCCCTAAAGCTTATCTTTAAGGCGAAAAACGATGGTTCTGGAGATGTCAGTAGTATTGGTGCCCTATGCACTGCACTGGCAGCCACCGTTGGTACTGGAAATATCGTTGGGGTGGCAACTGCTGTCGGGACCGGTGGACCCGGGGCCATCTTTTGGATGTGGATGGCGGCCTTCTTTGGTATGGCTACAAAATATGCCGAAGGTCTATTGGCGGTTAAATACCGGACCGTGGACAAAAATGGACAAATCTCCGGTGGTCCAATGTACTATATTGAAAAGGGGTTAGGACGTAAATTTCGCCCCCTGGCAATAATGTTTGCAGCCAGTGGCATCCTGGTAGCGTTTTTTGGTATTGGTACCTTCCCCCAGGTAAATGCCATTGTTGATGCTTGTAAACTATCTCTGGGTATCCCGCCTTATGCAACGGCGGCGGTGGTTACTGTTCTTGTGGCCTTGGTTACCATTGGTGGTTTGAAGAGCATTGCCAATGTTGCAACCAAAGTGGTACCCTTTATGGCTATATTTTACATATTAAGTTGTGCTTACGTTTTGATAACCTTTGCAGATAAGCTGCCTGCGGTCGTAAATCTTATTCTTACCAGTGCCTTCTCTGGAACAGCTGCGGCAGGTGGTTTTCTAGGTGCCACTGTTATGCTGGCAATTCGTAATGGTGTGGCTAGGGGCGTATTCTCAAATGAATCCGGTTTGGGGAGTGCTCCCATTGCAGCAGCTGCGGCGAAAACAAAATGGCCCGCAGAACAGGGGTTAATATCTATGACAGGTACCTTTATTGATACCATTATAATCTGTACCATGACAGGATTATCTTTGGTGGTTACTGGTGTTTGGACAGGTGAAGCTAAGGGTGCGGCCATGACAAATGAGGCCTTTGTTTCGGCACTTCCTGGCATAGGTCCGGTAGTTCTGACCCTTGGCCTGGTTTTGTTTGCCTTTACCACTATTCTAGGATGGAACTATTACGGTGAACGCTGTTGTGAATATCTCTTTGGAATAAAAGGTATTAAAGCTTATCGATTGATATTCATTGGGCTGGTTGCCACGGGAGCTTTCCTAAAGTTGGAAGCTATATGGCTGCTGGCAGATATTGTAAACGGCTTAATGGCCATACCTAACTTGATTGCCTTATTGGGCTTAACCGGCGTAATAGTTTCTGAAACCAAACGATACCTTGATTATGTAAAAATTCAAGACGCTAAGGATCATACCAAAGCAGCTTAA
- the ytxC gene encoding putative sporulation protein YtxC: protein MSQCFSIGATRHIDLLKDKLGRELPLNEGNNLIVKLTEKPIGNITFLSFDFNGALCCGGPLEDELLFRHFVADIISDLILNQWEKAIMADVIKENYFFFNEDEKKIIYQYSQDYAKGERVFIGCMDRLDRKNLIIKRLVEFLEQSNNLVIDGFIRFRLKDYINEIKEAVDQAVDDFLMEREYREFIQLLKYFVEIQDSKVDVVNVLMNQRGTYKLYDENNEPISSEFLEGFILDIMDNEINYEDLLISALITMAPNKIVFHFGASHKPETTIDTIKHVFEGKVEECPGCKLCQNQQQ from the coding sequence ATGAGTCAATGTTTCTCCATTGGAGCCACCCGGCATATTGATTTGTTGAAAGATAAGCTGGGTAGGGAACTTCCCCTAAATGAGGGTAACAATTTAATTGTAAAACTCACGGAGAAACCCATTGGGAATATAACTTTTTTATCCTTCGATTTCAATGGAGCTTTATGCTGTGGCGGGCCCCTGGAAGATGAGTTGTTATTCAGGCACTTTGTGGCAGACATTATATCTGACCTTATTCTGAATCAATGGGAAAAGGCAATTATGGCAGATGTCATTAAGGAAAATTACTTTTTCTTCAATGAAGATGAAAAAAAAATAATCTACCAGTATTCCCAGGATTACGCCAAAGGTGAAAGGGTTTTTATCGGTTGTATGGATCGGTTAGATCGAAAAAACTTAATTATAAAGAGACTTGTAGAATTTTTGGAGCAGAGCAACAACCTTGTCATTGATGGCTTTATAAGATTCCGCCTTAAGGATTACATAAACGAGATTAAAGAGGCGGTTGATCAGGCAGTGGATGATTTTTTAATGGAAAGAGAATACCGAGAATTTATTCAGCTTCTGAAATACTTTGTTGAGATTCAGGACTCAAAGGTAGATGTTGTAAATGTTTTAATGAACCAAAGGGGAACATATAAACTTTATGATGAAAATAACGAACCCATAAGTAGTGAGTTTTTAGAGGGGTTCATTTTAGATATTATGGATAATGAGATTAATTATGAGGACTTATTAATAAGCGCGCTTATTACTATGGCACCTAATAAAATAGTATTTCATTTTGGTGCATCCCATAAACCTGAGACCACCATTGACACCATAAAACATGTTTTTGAAGGAAAAGTTGAAGAATGTCCTGGCTGTAAATTATGTCAAAATCAGCAACAATAA